A segment of the Crassostrea angulata isolate pt1a10 chromosome 10, ASM2561291v2, whole genome shotgun sequence genome:
AGTCTGTTATTAGCGGTATACTGGTGTGTAACTTACCCTTGCAAAGTCAAAATGGGGTTCATATTGACCTCCAAGTCCATAATTAGCAATCTGAAAGAAATTTCACAATCACTGTCAAAGAAAGATGAAATTCTCATCAAAACATGAGCttggtacatgtacacgtatatcTGTACTAGTAATCTAGTATCTATGCACATAAATACTTACAAAAACATGAAAAGGCATATTACAATAATGAATCAAACTATTAATGCACagcatgtgtacatgtaatgcaCATGTAACGACACAAAAACACACCTGTAATTCCTCCGCTGTTGCCATGGAGAGGCCTGTGATGTCAGATATCCTGTTATTGACATTATGTATCACGGGGTCGTCCCCATCTTTCAACCAAGCACTGAAAACCAAACAGGAAATATGAGATCAAACTATCTCTAATTTGTGTTGATCTATATCAAATATACAGGTAGTATGTTTTAACCAGTAAGGATATTAAAAACACAAAGCAGAACAGCCAGCTGTAGAAAGTAATACCATTAACAAGGCCGGTTGGTCGACAAATTCCCCATCATATCTGCctttaactttaatttatacTGTTTTTGGCCATGAACAATTATTTTCTAAGAAAAACTCCAAATACTGTAATTATTCATGAtcatggttttaatttcactatgtttgCGATCTATCATTCTTCCATGAAATTAAACTTCACCTGAATACTATCACTaagttttcaaaaacatttcaatGCTTATACTTTGATCATCACACATTTCTTgcaacataaaattaattttcaaaccaTCACAACTAGTACtttaatatgaaattgtaaaatCTTAACACCATGGAATtagaattgtgttttaaaatttaaacatttttcaatatctTTAAACAGAGCTTTTAGGAGTTACATATAGCCTAAGAAATGGCAACGACGACCCTGCCCCTCTAAAtactttaaagcaatatgagctgtattatctagaattttattttgctgctaAAACCTGCtggtatgataagtctgcatatagCTCAAATTCTTATGATAAATAGGACttgaaaaaacattattttttgtctgaagaaagatttctcttctaaggaatatatggcagatcaatttttgtacaggatggcaagaattcaattttgctccaattaaggcttctcaATGGCTTTccccacaaaaatatggcaaaCAGACATTTAAaagccatgatattttttgtcattttagtagaaaataacattttcgtaaaaaaaaaattcaacatgaaaattacagttcatattgctttaaaagttAGAGATTTTTGGTAAAAAGTATTTATAGGATTGTTACGTTTTTTACTTTCTCAATAACAGcacatgtacattatatttaCCAATAAGTATAGACTGTTCACTGTAATCACAGGCATTCATGTAATTCACATTAAACATGTACTGagaacataatttatttttctcctCTTTGAAAAATGAAGCATAAACATTGAAGCTTTTGAGTATACATAAAAAACAGgggtaaaaaaattacaacatttttttttttgtcagtgTGTGAGTGAAAGTTTGCATGCATATGACAATGTTCTGAATGATTCAGTTTATTACTTTAATTATATGTTTATAATTGGTTTGTTTgggttgaaaaaataattatgaaggaaaaaaacaacacattgattatattttcaatcaaCCAATTTAGTTAGAAATATACTGTcagtaaaattatcatattCAGTTCAGGCCATAGAAAACTATTTATATAACTATACATGTTTTTCTGTGATGTAAAATATCAagctatatttacattttccagtgtctttgcctgtgacaacactacatatcgattttgtactatataaaccATAACTTCAAATGGCGTATAATTGAGGCTCCAGCAGGGTTTGctaattcatatttaaatatttaatcctaaaatggcttaaaattatataaatatgagcaataaggaatcattctttgaatattatgaggtgataatttcagttGTGGCATTattaaatctatcataaagcccttagggctttattggatttgatcacaccccgaccaaaattatcacctcataatactcaaagaatgactccttattccttaaatattggACAGATGGACAAACAAAAATGTACCTTTTGCTGACCCTGTACTCTGCTGTCTCTAGTTTACCAGTTCTAGGATTATGGACTGTTGCTCTGCTTAACTACAAAAACACGCACcaaagataaaatattataGATAATTATAATAAACTGGATTCAGTAAAAGTAGGTACAggtataaatatacattaattatACAAGTATATAAATTACTGTACATAATTTCACTGAGATGGAAGCTGTAATAAATCTGGGATAAACCATTTTTTTCAGTCAGCTCTAACTACCCAATGACAAGATCAAGAaacaaaatgtcaatatttgaaTTCATAATACTCTCAGTTTATTTTATTGCCTGTATGTTAGATTCAAACCATACTCTGCATTTCCAGTATCTATAAGGTCAAATTGCTAGTGGCAGGCCGTTTTTTTGGTCAAAAGAACATAGAAAAATATCTGTTGCTAATTTGTCTGTCAGTGAACAGTGGTGTCTTACTAGAGGTGTGGCGATCCGTTTGATGGTATCTATCTCCTTGTCTGACACCACGTCGTGGTAGATGACGATCCATGGATTGAGATATACCTCCTCCTCTTTCGCTGGCTTCAGTAGCAGACGTGGATTATTGTTGTGAACGTACCGACACTTCAGCTTGTGTTTCAGCTTATAATCCTGAAAGAAACCATTGTTTGAAAGATTAGCTAATAACACTTCTGATGCTCAATGACCTTTAACAGTACAGTGTTCATTCTACATTTTAAGgcaatgttgtttttttgtttcaatgGACTATTTATTCACAAGTGCTCAATTAAGGAAAGATATTTCCTCAAAAATTTGCTTTCACACtcaaaaatttaagttttttatgATAAGTTTTTTGTACTTTTCCTAAATGGTCAAATtacttaattataaaaatggtCTTACAGAGCCAAATAGCATAAAGAATTAAAGATAACAGTTTGAAAGAAGACAAAATTACATGTGTATCTTCTCCTCTACACAGGCTCTCATATGTTTGGAATTCGTCTGATTTACGGTATTCGTCTAGAGGTCGCTCTGTGTATTTATTTGGTTCCTCGGTATTGTCCTCCTCCCCACCATCTTCACCGCGTCTATACTGCTTCCTTCGCTGTTCCTCTAACAACTTTTCATAGTATTTGCGATTATTCTGAGCCCGTGTGTGGTGAGGCactgaaatacaaataaaacagtttttgaGTTTTCTCTTTTTCTGAAATGTATcggaatattttgaaataactgGCTTTAAAAAATGCTGTGATCAAGGTATGAAACTTATCTATACTTACATAATGCCAAAAGTTCATTGGTCAGTACAAGGGCTCTCTCTACATTAccttgctaaaaaaaaagaaagtgaaaATAGAAACTACAACTGAAAATTGTTGCAACTTGCAACTACGGCATTctttaacaattcaaaaatgttgAGAAGAAACCccttattaaaatatcatttgattATGAAGTTTACCAAGAGAATCATGTACCAAATAAGGTATACAAtcatactagtacatgtataaacatatgcACATCAAGTacttaaagagagagagagagagagagagagagagagagagagagagagagagagagagagtataaaGGTCTCTTGAATTTTTGGAATGAAATGCCTTTTGTGCATGATGACCACCATACCATCAAAGCAGCATAAGACAAGTAGTCAAGAACCAGTTCCCTaggtattgttttgtttttctcttcTCCCTCCTTTTCTAGGGAGGCCTGCATCCACATAGCGGTGTGGTAAAAGTCTTCCCTCAGATAGGCCAGTCGTCCAATCTCAAAGCAGTCATTGGCTGCAAGGAGGAGTAACCAATGGCCAGTCAACTCACACCGAGTTTTTTTTTAGTGTTACTTCTCATGCTTTGGTTATCAGACGCTGACTTCATGCATGACTTGTTTGGCGAATGATACTATGTACTTCCATGCTTGGTTGATCGGATGCTGTTAATCCTCTTTCAGTTCAtgatgcattattttttttttaggttgctacatgtatactattAGTTTGATAGGACAATGACTAGcagattttttatattattacatCAGCAGTGAATCATGTTCAACATCCATGCAAGTGTTTCTATTTCATGAGATTCTGTATTCTGTACATAcgtgtattaaataaaaatgctcTTTTCTCTCTTTACTAGCCTGCACCTATTATTTGTGGGATATTCTTTCGGTATTTTGCAAAGGAAGACTACTCAatatttagagagagagagagagagagatctgcaGTGATAAGAGATTCTGTGCTTGTCATAGATACTGTAAGCTGGTTACTTTTGATGGGAGATTCTACAGTATTTGCTTTGTTGATGGAGATTCTGTCCTTTGTGGCATCAGATTCTGTGCTTACCTTTTATAACGGGTACTGTAGTCTgtacttaatttttaaaggcaGTGTGTCTACACTGTAAAGAGAGTCCGTACTATGTAGAGAGAACACTGACTACTGCATAACACTTAATTACTTTGTAGACGCAGAGTCAGTACTATGTAGAGTGATATTCTGTACCCTGTCCCAGTACATTTGTAACGTACTTACTTTATAGATGCAGAGTCAGTACCGATAC
Coding sequences within it:
- the LOC128166619 gene encoding prolyl 4-hydroxylase subunit alpha-1-like isoform X2 — translated: MKLWVTCLAFACVATLASAELFSSMAHLETALYAERDIAVAIQDYIHEEEKRLDKLKKIASDFADHSEAALAGDKNLLANPINAYLYMKRFTLDWDKEVAPNFQSDPESAVHKKIEELKGYLPNYDDLRGAVTALLRLQDTYQLDTNQLAQGRIRSMMAKQMSANDCFEIGRLAYLREDFYHTAMWMQASLEKEGEEKNKTIPRELVLDYLSYAALMQGNVERALVLTNELLALLPHHTRAQNNRKYYEKLLEEQRRKQYRRGEDGGEEDNTEEPNKYTERPLDEYRKSDEFQTYESLCRGEDTHDYKLKHKLKCRYVHNNNPRLLLKPAKEEEVYLNPWIVIYHDVVSDKEIDTIKRIATPLLSRATVHNPRTGKLETAEYRVSKSAWLKDGDDPVIHNVNNRISDITGLSMATAEELQIANYGLGGQYEPHFDFARREETEAFRDLGSGNRIATWLTYMTNVDAGGATVFTHIGVKLFPIKGAAAFWYNLYRSGDGIFDTRHAACPVLVGQKWVSNKWIHERGQEFRRPCSVNMDE